A single region of the Triticum dicoccoides isolate Atlit2015 ecotype Zavitan chromosome 2B, WEW_v2.0, whole genome shotgun sequence genome encodes:
- the LOC119363874 gene encoding protein NRT1/ PTR FAMILY 4.5-like: MGSSSGLVDWRGRPVNPKKHGGVRASIFIHALVLLSNAANIANIMNLETYLRGTMHMGVAEASTTASNFFAALQMFSIPAAFLADSYIKRFYTVLIFGPIEILGYILLAVQAHVPSLHPPPCSPTGAQTCETVRGSNLSLLLLGLYLIPIGDGAARACLPALGGDQFDTADPVEQRQETSFFNWYTFAVSSGGFVGLVLVVWVENRRGWDIGFTVCALCVLLGMLIWMASFPFYRNQLPGGSSITRILQVLVVAFKKRNVQLPDNASELKQLNQDDHNVLEELQRTDGFLCLEKSAVETGETGPWSLCTVTQVEETKIVLRMVPIFLSSVLGYIPVPLILNFTVQQGNTMDTKLGSVHISPATLFVIPTVSQMLILILYDRFIVPSLRRITGYVGGVTHLQRIGIGFLSATVATGVAALVEAKRKRVAEDKGLMEATTGIPMSVFWLTVQFFLLGVVDVTSFVGLLEFFYSEASTGMKSVGSSIFYCILGVSAWLGSLLIQVANRVTRRADGTGGWLDGTNLNMGKLDNFYWLLAVLELVALFVYTIFARRYVYRNEQRVVDTKVPVEGATFGDVMI, translated from the exons CTCTGGTGCTGCTGAGCAACGCTGCCAACATCGCCAACATCATGAACCTGGAGACCTACCTTCGCGGCACCATGCACATGGGGGTGGCGGAGGCCTCAACGACGGCCAGCAACTTCTTCGCGGCGCTGCAGATGTTCTCCATCCCGGCAGCCTTCCTCGCCGACTCCTACATCAAGCGCTTTTACACCGTCCTCATCTTCGGCCCGATCGAGATTCTG GGCTACATCCTACTGGCAGTGCAAGCGCACGTCCCATCTCTGCACCCGCCACCCTGCAGTCCCACTGGCGCGCAGACCTGCGAGACGGTCCGTGGCTCCAACCTGAGCCTGCTCCTCCTGGGCCTCTACCTGATCCCCATCGGCGACGGCGCGGCGCGCGCGTGCCTGCCGGCGCTGGGGGGCGACCAGTTCGACACGGCCGACCCCGTGGAGCAGCGGCAGGAGACGAGCTTCTTCAACTGGTACACCTTCGCCGTGTCCTCGGGCGGCTTCGTCGGCCTGGTGCTCGTCGTGTGGGTGGAGAACAGGAGAGGATGGGACATCGGCTTCACCGTGTGCGCTCTGTGCGTGCTGCTGGGGATGCTCATATGGATGGCCAGCTTCCCTTTCTACAGGAACCAGCTGCCCGGTGGAAGCTCCATCACAAGAATCTTGCAG GTTCTTGTGGTGGCATTCAAGAAAAGAAATGTTCAATTGCCTGACAACGCAAGTGAACTCAAGCAACTGAACCAAGATGATCACAATGTCCTTGAAGAGCTGCAGCGGACAGATGGCTTTCT GTGTCTCGAGAAATCCGCGGTAGAGACCGGGGAGACAGGGCCATGGTCGCTCTGCACCGTGACGCAGGTGGAGGAGACCAAGATCGTCCTCCGGATGGTGCCCATCTTCCTCAGCTCCGTCCTAGGATACATCCCGGTGCCGCTCATCCTCAACTTCACCGTGCAGCAGGGGAACACCATGGATACCAAGCTAGGCAGCGTCCACATTTCCCCGGCCACGCTCTTCGTCATCCCCACCGTCTCCCAGATGCTGATCCTCATCCTCTACGACCGGTTCATCGTCCCGTCCCTGCGCAGGATCACGGGATACGTGGGCGGCGTCACGCATCTGCAGCGCATCGGGATCGGGTTCCTCTcggccaccgtggccaccggcgTGGCCGCCCTGGTggaggccaagaggaagagggtcgCGGAGGACAAGGGCCTCATGGAAGCCACCACCGGGATCCCCATGTCCGTCTTCTGGCTGACGGTGCAGTTCTTCCTCCTCGGGGTGGTGGACGTCACCTCCTTCGTGGGGCTCCTCGAGTTCTTCTACAGCGAGGCGTCGACGGGGATGAAGTCCGTTGGCAGCTCCATCTTCTACTGCATCCTCGGGGTGTCGGCTTGGCTGGGGAGCCTGCTCATCCAGGTGGCCAACCGGGTCACCAGGCGCGCCGATGGGACGGGAGGATGGCTGGACGGGACCAACTTGAACATGGGCAAGCTTGATAACTTTTACTGGCTGCTTGCTGTGCTTGAGCTGGTGGCACTCTTCGTCTACACCATCTTCGCCAGGAGGTATGTGTATAGGAATGAGCAAAGGGTTGTGGACACCAAGGTTCCAGTGGAAGGTGCCACCTTTGGTGATGTCATGATCTAG